A stretch of the Candidatus Chromulinivoraceae bacterium genome encodes the following:
- a CDS encoding ATP-binding cassette domain-containing protein, producing MEPAITVHELKKAYKKNTVLKGVNFDVDGGTVFALLGSNGAGKTTIINILTTLIEADAGTAMVGGFDVNKQPDEVRRHISLTGQFAAVDEMLSARENLELIGDLRHVNDSVQTAKELLNKFNLTDAADRLASTFSGGMRRRLDIAMSLIGNPPVIFLDEPTTGLDPEARKSMWQTIKTLAKGGTTIFLTTQYLDEADELADIIALLHEGKIVAKGTASELKKLVPGDIVKFTFGDETQLNSATRALEKTFEITKKDDLTLSVATNGDAKQIADLFICLRDAKLEPSSFSQQVPTLDDVFFKLIGNKKEEK from the coding sequence ATGGAACCAGCAATTACAGTTCATGAGTTGAAAAAAGCTTACAAAAAGAACACCGTTCTTAAAGGTGTCAATTTTGATGTTGACGGCGGAACGGTTTTTGCGTTACTCGGTAGTAATGGTGCCGGTAAGACAACAATTATCAATATCTTAACAACACTGATTGAGGCCGATGCTGGCACTGCGATGGTCGGTGGGTTCGACGTCAATAAACAGCCAGATGAAGTTCGTCGACACATTAGCCTGACTGGACAGTTTGCTGCGGTCGACGAGATGCTTTCAGCCCGTGAGAACCTTGAGCTCATTGGTGATTTACGACATGTGAATGACTCTGTTCAAACAGCCAAAGAGTTGCTCAATAAGTTCAACCTTACGGATGCCGCAGACCGACTCGCCTCAACGTTTTCTGGTGGTATGCGTCGTCGACTTGATATAGCGATGAGCCTGATAGGCAACCCACCTGTTATCTTTTTAGATGAACCGACTACCGGCCTTGACCCAGAGGCACGAAAAAGTATGTGGCAGACAATCAAGACGCTTGCCAAAGGTGGTACGACTATATTTCTGACAACGCAGTATCTTGATGAAGCAGACGAATTGGCTGACATTATTGCACTACTTCATGAGGGCAAGATTGTAGCTAAGGGCACTGCGTCTGAGTTGAAGAAGCTCGTTCCGGGTGATATTGTTAAGTTCACTTTTGGTGACGAAACGCAGCTCAACAGCGCTACGCGTGCTCTTGAAAAAACATTTGAAATAACAAAGAAAGATGATCTAACGCTCTCTGTCGCAACCAACGGTGATGCAAAACAGATTGCAGATTTATTCATTTGTCTTCGTGATGCTAAGCTCGAACCGTCTAGCTTCTCTCAGCAAGTACCAACGCTCGACGATGTATTCTTCAAGCTCATTGGCAATAAAAAGGAGGAAAAGTAG
- a CDS encoding trehalose-6-phosphate synthase: MVQRLIIVSNRLPVSVQDERGKLSLSRSSGGLATALSSLFDENSSTWVGWNGMRRHLSQKELASLDIPPFICPINLTAPEITAYYDTFANGILWPLAHGIAPTATHSTTAKKDVHKVMRLFANAIESIVTPDDIIWIHDYHLFLLPHELRRRGIHNKIGFFLHTPFFPESTLQKVPLLDEILTSLMDTDVIGLQVQRDVHRFHTALKARDIALPPHVSVQAFPIGIDFDSFDKQNTAPDVQEHVRDIKKRFERYKIVFSLSRLDYTKGIITQLEAFERFLSRHPGRKIVYRLNVAPSREAVLEYEELKKDIVKKVTAINLRFATKTWQPVVYTYENIGLHEICAWYQVADVHLNIPIADGMNLVAKEYIAARRQPGSLIISNTMGAATQLKASMIIPPNDPQAAADAIEQAFAMSQEEKKQRWTTLRHEVKEHQASEWAQNFLSSLDKSF, translated from the coding sequence ATGGTCCAACGACTCATTATTGTGTCTAACCGACTGCCTGTCAGCGTTCAAGACGAACGCGGTAAACTTTCGTTATCACGTAGTAGCGGCGGTCTCGCAACGGCACTTTCCTCTCTTTTTGACGAGAACAGCTCTACATGGGTAGGCTGGAATGGTATGCGGCGACATCTAAGTCAGAAAGAACTCGCATCACTCGACATACCGCCATTTATTTGTCCGATTAATCTTACTGCCCCAGAAATAACCGCCTATTACGATACATTTGCTAATGGGATTTTATGGCCACTCGCGCATGGCATAGCGCCGACGGCTACACACTCAACCACAGCGAAAAAAGATGTTCATAAGGTAATGCGGCTCTTTGCTAATGCGATAGAATCGATAGTTACCCCTGACGATATTATATGGATTCACGACTACCATCTTTTCTTACTACCTCATGAACTGCGTCGTCGGGGAATTCACAATAAAATTGGATTTTTTCTTCATACACCTTTTTTTCCCGAGTCCACACTGCAAAAGGTCCCTTTACTTGATGAAATATTAACAAGTCTTATGGATACAGATGTAATTGGTCTACAGGTACAACGTGACGTCCACAGATTTCACACCGCTCTAAAAGCAAGAGACATAGCATTACCTCCACACGTCAGCGTCCAGGCGTTCCCTATCGGTATCGATTTTGACAGTTTTGATAAACAAAATACTGCACCCGATGTTCAGGAGCATGTCCGAGATATCAAGAAACGATTTGAAAGATATAAGATTGTATTTTCACTCTCACGTCTCGACTACACCAAAGGCATTATTACGCAACTTGAGGCTTTTGAACGCTTTTTGTCCCGACACCCTGGGCGTAAAATAGTCTACCGATTAAATGTTGCACCATCACGAGAGGCAGTATTAGAGTACGAAGAGCTTAAAAAGGATATCGTCAAAAAAGTTACTGCCATCAACTTAAGATTTGCAACAAAAACTTGGCAGCCAGTTGTCTATACCTATGAGAATATCGGGCTTCATGAGATTTGCGCCTGGTATCAGGTAGCCGACGTTCACCTAAACATACCAATTGCCGATGGCATGAATCTCGTCGCCAAAGAGTACATCGCTGCGCGAAGACAGCCGGGAAGCCTCATCATTAGCAACACAATGGGAGCAGCGACGCAGCTGAAAGCGAGCATGATCATTCCACCAAATGATCCACAAGCGGCCGCCGATGCCATAGAACAAGCTTTCGCTATGTCTCAAGAAGAAAAAAAACAGCGTTGGACCACTCTTCGTCATGAGGTAAAGGAACATCAAGCCTCTGAGTGGGCTCAGAATTTTCTCTCCTCCCTTGATAAAAGTTTTTGA
- the htpX gene encoding zinc metalloprotease HtpX: protein MYSAIAANKRNTVIIMAVFVGLIGAVGWAISYLNGDRSIAYWVIAVAAIYALIQYFVASKLALALNGATEIEKKDNPRFYRIVENLTIATGMPMPKVYIIDDPAPNAFATGRDPQHAVVAATSGILDIMNDRELEAVMAHEISHVRNYDIRVSMIAFGLVSAIGILSDIALRMMFFGGDRRNNDNNNPIVMVIGIVLIILAPIIAAMIQMAISRQREYLADASGVMATRDPEGLANALEKLQQFGRPLRRQNTASAHLFFSNPLKPGGFSKLFSTHPPLEDRIARLRQNANKF, encoded by the coding sequence ATGTATAGCGCAATTGCGGCCAACAAACGTAACACGGTCATCATTATGGCCGTGTTTGTTGGACTTATTGGAGCTGTTGGATGGGCAATTAGCTACCTGAACGGTGATCGTTCGATTGCGTATTGGGTTATAGCCGTCGCAGCTATTTATGCACTTATTCAGTATTTCGTCGCAAGTAAGCTGGCATTGGCACTTAACGGCGCAACAGAAATCGAAAAAAAGGATAATCCTCGTTTCTATAGGATTGTTGAAAATCTAACTATCGCGACGGGTATGCCGATGCCGAAAGTCTATATTATCGATGATCCCGCACCAAATGCGTTTGCGACCGGCCGCGACCCTCAGCATGCAGTTGTTGCTGCTACCTCAGGAATATTGGATATCATGAACGACCGTGAACTTGAGGCGGTTATGGCACATGAAATTAGTCATGTGCGTAATTATGATATTCGCGTTAGCATGATTGCCTTTGGGCTTGTAAGTGCTATTGGTATTCTTTCAGATATTGCACTTCGCATGATGTTCTTTGGGGGAGACCGCCGCAACAACGATAATAACAATCCGATCGTGATGGTTATTGGTATCGTATTGATTATCCTTGCTCCTATTATTGCTGCCATGATTCAGATGGCCATCAGTCGCCAGCGTGAGTATCTAGCCGATGCTAGCGGAGTCATGGCGACACGTGATCCAGAAGGCTTGGCGAATGCACTTGAAAAATTACAGCAGTTTGGCCGCCCGTTGCGTAGACAAAACACTGCATCGGCGCATCTATTTTTTAGCAATCCGTTAAAACCGGGAGGATTCAGTAAACTATTTAGTACTCATCCGCCACTCGAAGATCGTATCGCACGTTTGCGCCAGAACGCCAATAAATTTTAA
- the otsB gene encoding trehalose-phosphatase: MHNETVIGLYKKSSKRLLLLDYDGVLAPIVDLPELAAPSVETLSLLKQLTSDEHTTCVIISGRQYKTLEDWLGDLPLGFTAEHGLWCKDPYGTWQQLSEVATVWKSDIEQIMATYVTQLPGSFMEQKTASVGLHYRKADQVAAAQIIVQLIEELEPLAKKANLRVLHGKKVVEVVPLGVDKGSAAKRWIDTGDWDFILAAGDDVTDESMFESLPSNVVTIKVGKGDTAARYRVETQPEFMTLLRHLVAS, from the coding sequence ATGCATAATGAGACAGTTATAGGGTTGTATAAGAAGTCGTCAAAGCGACTTCTACTGCTTGATTACGATGGTGTTCTTGCTCCTATCGTTGATTTACCTGAACTTGCAGCGCCATCTGTCGAGACACTTTCGTTACTAAAACAGCTTACTTCGGATGAACATACGACATGCGTGATTATAAGTGGTCGTCAGTATAAAACACTTGAAGATTGGCTTGGTGATTTGCCTTTAGGTTTTACGGCAGAGCATGGACTTTGGTGTAAGGATCCGTACGGTACGTGGCAGCAGCTATCTGAAGTTGCGACCGTCTGGAAATCTGACATTGAACAGATCATGGCTACGTACGTGACGCAGCTCCCCGGCTCTTTCATGGAACAAAAGACAGCAAGCGTGGGCCTTCATTACCGTAAGGCAGATCAGGTCGCTGCCGCACAGATTATAGTACAGCTCATTGAGGAATTAGAGCCACTTGCAAAAAAGGCTAACCTTCGCGTTCTCCATGGCAAAAAGGTAGTAGAGGTCGTTCCTCTGGGCGTAGATAAGGGTAGCGCTGCCAAAAGATGGATAGATACGGGTGACTGGGATTTTATCCTCGCCGCTGGTGATGATGTAACAGATGAATCGATGTTTGAATCCCTGCCGTCGAACGTAGTTACCATAAAGGTGGGTAAGGGTGATACCGCCGCACGCTATCGGGTTGAGACGCAACCTGAATTTATGACACTTCTTCGGCATTTGGTCGCCTCCTAG
- a CDS encoding ABC transporter permease: MQTIKDTWTMAKRSLKHILRSPDTIITVVISPIALLLMFVYVLGGALGEQTGSVSYVDFITPGIIVLTVISGIAYAAFRLNNDIQKGIINRFRTMPVAPSSVLGGQVMSSTLSNLFSSILVLVVAFAVGFRTSAGLNEWLMFAGLVTLFTLATTWMAIFFGLLAKSAEGASSFSYILMLLIFISPSFVPTSSMTPILRGFAENQPFTPIIETMRSLLTTGTLGGKEWIAMAWCVGILVVMYALSVWQYKRKITVANS, translated from the coding sequence ATGCAAACAATTAAAGACACCTGGACGATGGCTAAAAGAAGTTTGAAGCATATTTTACGTAGCCCCGATACGATTATCACCGTCGTGATCTCGCCAATAGCCTTGTTGCTTATGTTTGTCTATGTTTTGGGCGGGGCACTTGGTGAGCAAACTGGTTCAGTAAGCTATGTCGATTTCATTACTCCCGGAATCATTGTCTTGACGGTGATAAGTGGTATTGCGTATGCAGCTTTTCGTCTGAACAACGATATACAGAAAGGTATCATCAACCGTTTCCGCACTATGCCGGTTGCCCCTTCCTCGGTATTGGGTGGACAGGTTATGTCATCAACTTTGTCTAACTTATTCTCGTCTATACTAGTGCTAGTCGTAGCGTTTGCAGTCGGGTTTAGAACGAGCGCAGGGCTCAACGAATGGCTAATGTTTGCTGGGTTAGTTACTCTATTCACGCTAGCAACAACCTGGATGGCAATATTCTTTGGCTTATTGGCAAAATCGGCCGAAGGTGCTAGTTCGTTCAGTTACATTCTGATGCTACTTATTTTTATCAGTCCGTCGTTCGTGCCAACGTCGTCCATGACGCCAATTTTGCGAGGTTTTGCCGAAAACCAGCCCTTCACTCCTATTATTGAGACGATGCGTTCACTGCTTACTACTGGAACTCTGGGCGGTAAGGAATGGATTGCGATGGCTTGGTGTGTCGGTATTCTTGTTGTGATGTATGCTCTTTCAGTATGGCAATACAAGAGAAAAATAACGGTAGCAAATAGTTAA
- a CDS encoding LemA family protein encodes MIAIWVIIGIVVLLAIFLWTTYNGLVTLKVRVDEAWSDITVQLKRRLDLIPNLVNSVKGYAAHESGVFEKVTEARANALNAKGVKETAAAENQFEGALKSLFAVAEAYPDLKANQNFMQLQQELVDTEDKIQAARRFYNGGVRDLNTKIQIFPNNIFAGMLGFKSREFFEVEDMAQVEQPVEVKF; translated from the coding sequence ATGATCGCAATCTGGGTAATCATAGGTATCGTAGTACTTCTAGCGATATTTTTATGGACAACCTACAACGGACTCGTTACATTAAAGGTGCGTGTGGATGAAGCATGGAGCGACATTACCGTTCAGCTTAAGCGTCGTTTGGATCTTATTCCTAACCTCGTTAATAGTGTTAAGGGTTACGCAGCTCACGAATCAGGCGTTTTTGAAAAAGTCACAGAAGCTCGTGCAAATGCCTTAAACGCAAAAGGTGTTAAAGAAACAGCGGCTGCCGAAAATCAGTTTGAAGGCGCACTAAAGAGTTTGTTTGCTGTTGCAGAGGCCTACCCAGACCTTAAAGCAAACCAGAACTTCATGCAGTTGCAGCAAGAACTTGTAGACACTGAAGATAAAATCCAGGCTGCTCGTCGTTTTTATAATGGTGGCGTTCGGGATCTCAATACTAAGATTCAAATTTTCCCTAACAATATTTTCGCCGGTATGCTCGGTTTTAAATCACGCGAATTCTTTGAAGTAGAAGACATGGCGCAAGTTGAGCAGCCTGTTGAAGTAAAGTTTTAG